The following coding sequences lie in one Thermotoga sp. genomic window:
- a CDS encoding cyclase family protein, translating to MFIELSYPIEEKMIKYPDNPPTYFEPTDRIEQGDIVNTTMIHHFSHTGTHVDAPFHFCKDGWTLDEVPLEYFVFDHPVLVSKEKAPTELFTIEDLKGVDLNGADLLMFRSGFSRLRKEDPATYRFSFPGISPELAKFLREEVPSLKAIMLDFLSADPLVAGAKEGYLAHKWLLSKEFSRKRPIIIFEDVNLEPIVGKKIKRVIALPVRFKGLDGGPVSVLAEVK from the coding sequence GTGTTCATAGAACTATCTTACCCCATAGAAGAGAAAATGATAAAGTATCCAGACAACCCCCCAACTTATTTTGAGCCGACGGATAGGATCGAGCAGGGAGACATTGTTAACACAACGATGATCCACCACTTCTCTCACACAGGAACCCATGTGGATGCTCCGTTTCACTTCTGCAAAGATGGCTGGACTTTGGATGAAGTTCCGCTCGAGTACTTCGTGTTCGATCACCCCGTGCTTGTGAGCAAAGAAAAAGCCCCCACGGAACTCTTCACAATAGAAGATCTAAAAGGGGTGGACCTGAACGGAGCAGATCTTCTCATGTTCAGATCGGGCTTTTCCAGGCTCAGAAAAGAAGATCCTGCCACCTATCGGTTCTCGTTCCCTGGGATCTCTCCAGAACTCGCAAAATTCTTGAGAGAAGAAGTTCCAAGTCTCAAAGCGATCATGCTCGATTTTCTCAGTGCTGATCCCCTTGTTGCGGGAGCAAAAGAAGGGTATCTTGCTCATAAGTGGCTTCTTTCGAAGGAGTTCAGCAGGAAAAGACCGATTATCATTTTCGAAGATGTGAATCTAGAACCCATCGTTGGAAAGAAAATAAAGCGTGTGATCGCACTTCCAGTGAGATTCAAAGGGTTGGACGGAGGCCCTGTCAGCGTGCTGGCGGAGGTGAAGTGA
- a CDS encoding transglutaminase-like domain-containing protein, protein MEFLIYSLPEDVIREETLGNFSTALKLIDEFLKKDLPSLQRKRLIYEKERIERLLENYPFDEREALEKLKEMFKDFSEEEFRRLLKEGVLDYIVVDGKRRFERRFFHNLIFVKPEYKEKLKKKDEKGEKAREILHDRLERLIRGEKPKEYLVKARITLRLKKASSRNRVWLPFPKEGFQTKNVKLLRASHKEFYLAPNNVPQRTIYFEGNDTVYFVEFEYTVREWTSRINPETVEEPKRFKEFLKEEPPHIVFTPKLRWFTETVVGSEKNPYLKAKKIYDWITLNVRYSYVKPYALYENITDFVVDNLKGDCGFQALLFITMCRIAGIPARWQSGWYINPVFASPHDWALFYVEPYGWLPADLSFGGARREKEPFRRFYFGNLDGFRMVANDNFMKDFDPKPRYIRQDPTDNQVGEAEDEDGRLPFESSLEVLSFEEV, encoded by the coding sequence ATGGAGTTTCTCATCTACAGTTTACCAGAGGATGTCATCAGAGAGGAAACGCTGGGAAACTTTTCCACTGCTTTGAAGCTGATCGATGAGTTTTTGAAGAAAGACCTTCCATCACTTCAACGCAAAAGACTCATCTATGAGAAAGAAAGAATTGAAAGGCTACTCGAAAATTATCCTTTCGATGAAAGAGAAGCACTTGAAAAACTCAAAGAGATGTTTAAAGACTTTTCCGAAGAAGAGTTTCGCCGTCTTCTGAAAGAAGGCGTTCTTGACTACATAGTTGTAGATGGAAAGAGACGATTCGAAAGGCGCTTCTTTCACAATCTTATCTTTGTAAAACCAGAGTACAAAGAAAAACTTAAGAAAAAGGATGAAAAAGGCGAAAAAGCCCGAGAGATCCTTCATGATCGTCTGGAGCGTCTCATAAGAGGTGAAAAACCTAAGGAATACCTTGTGAAGGCAAGGATCACCCTGAGATTGAAGAAAGCTTCTTCCAGGAACCGTGTCTGGCTTCCGTTCCCCAAAGAGGGTTTCCAAACCAAAAACGTAAAACTTCTGCGGGCAAGTCACAAGGAGTTCTATCTGGCGCCGAACAATGTTCCACAGAGAACGATATACTTCGAAGGAAACGACACCGTTTACTTCGTGGAGTTCGAGTACACCGTGAGGGAGTGGACAAGCCGTATCAACCCCGAAACGGTCGAAGAACCCAAGCGTTTCAAAGAATTCCTGAAGGAAGAGCCTCCTCACATCGTCTTCACACCGAAACTCAGGTGGTTCACCGAAACAGTGGTGGGAAGCGAGAAAAATCCGTATCTCAAAGCGAAAAAGATCTATGACTGGATTACACTCAACGTAAGATACTCTTATGTGAAACCGTACGCTCTCTATGAGAACATCACAGACTTTGTGGTGGACAATCTGAAAGGCGATTGTGGTTTCCAGGCTCTTTTGTTCATAACGATGTGCAGAATAGCAGGAATTCCGGCAAGGTGGCAGTCTGGATGGTACATAAACCCAGTCTTTGCCTCCCCGCACGACTGGGCACTTTTCTACGTGGAACCTTACGGCTGGCTTCCAGCGGATCTTTCCTTTGGAGGTGCAAGAAGGGAAAAGGAACCCTTCAGGAGGTTTTACTTTGGAAACTTGGATGGTTTCAGAATGGTAGCGAACGACAATTTCATGAAAGATTTTGATCCAAAACCGCGTTACATCAGACAGGATCCCACCGACAATCAGGTGGGGGAGGCGGAAGACGAGGACGGAAGGCTTCCTTTCGAAAGTTCTCTGGAAGTTTTGAGTTTCGAGGAGGTGTGA
- a CDS encoding L-Ala-D/L-Glu epimerase, protein MSRVVDVKFTIRRYEYEKPFHITGSISSESKNVEVEITLESGIKGYGEASPSFRVNGERVEALLAVENVVKDMITGLDVRNYARIFEITDKFFAFPSLKAAIQFAVLDALAQELSTQVCYLLGGAKSEIETDKTVGIDSVEKRVEEAKKIFEEGFRVIKVKVGENLREDIEAMVEIAKVTKGAKYIVDANMGYSPKEALEFARKIYQAGVDVSVYEQPVRREDIDGLKFVRFHSPFPVAADESARTKFDVMRLVKEEAVDYVNIKLMKSGISDALSIVKIAEAAGLKLMIGCMGESSLGINQSVHFALGTGAFDFHDLDSHLMLKEKEFRGRFIQDGPRMRVRGE, encoded by the coding sequence ATGTCGAGGGTAGTAGATGTGAAATTCACCATCAGAAGATACGAGTACGAAAAGCCCTTCCATATAACGGGCAGCATTTCTTCCGAGAGTAAAAACGTAGAGGTTGAGATCACACTCGAGAGCGGTATCAAAGGCTACGGAGAAGCATCTCCTTCATTCAGGGTGAACGGGGAGAGAGTGGAGGCTCTTCTGGCAGTTGAAAATGTAGTGAAAGACATGATCACCGGCTTGGACGTTCGAAACTACGCAAGGATCTTTGAGATCACGGACAAGTTCTTTGCCTTTCCGAGTTTGAAGGCGGCCATTCAGTTCGCAGTGCTCGACGCTCTGGCGCAGGAACTCAGCACCCAGGTGTGTTATCTTCTTGGAGGTGCAAAGAGCGAAATAGAAACGGACAAGACAGTGGGAATAGACTCCGTAGAAAAGCGAGTGGAGGAGGCAAAGAAGATCTTCGAGGAGGGCTTCAGGGTGATAAAGGTCAAGGTGGGAGAGAACCTGAGAGAAGACATCGAGGCAATGGTGGAGATAGCAAAGGTCACAAAAGGTGCGAAGTACATCGTTGATGCGAACATGGGTTACTCTCCGAAGGAAGCTCTGGAATTTGCGAGGAAAATCTACCAGGCGGGAGTGGATGTGTCTGTCTATGAGCAACCTGTGAGGAGAGAGGATATAGACGGCCTGAAGTTTGTGAGGTTTCACTCTCCGTTTCCTGTGGCGGCGGACGAATCTGCGAGGACGAAGTTCGACGTGATGAGACTTGTGAAGGAAGAAGCAGTGGATTATGTGAACATCAAGCTCATGAAGTCCGGTATCTCTGACGCTCTTTCCATTGTGAAGATCGCAGAGGCAGCGGGGCTGAAACTCATGATAGGATGTATGGGAGAGTCCAGCCTTGGAATAAACCAGAGCGTACACTTTGCCCTTGGAACAGGTGCGTTCGATTTCCACGACCTCGACAGTCATCTGATGTTGAAGGAGAAAGAATTCAGAGGGAGATTCATCCAGGACGGTCCGAGGATGAGGGTGAGAGGAGAATGA
- a CDS encoding IGHMBP2 family helicase has protein sequence MTVQQFVKKLIRLVELERNAEISAMLDEIKRLSGEEREKKGRAILGLTGKFVGEELGYFLVRFGRRKEIDTEIGVGDLVLISKGNPLKSDYTGTVVEKGTRFITVAVDRLPPWKLKNVRIDLFASDITFRRQIENLKSLSPEGKKALELLLRKRKPGESLEEPFTPFDEGLNDSQREAVSLALGSSDFFLIHGPFGTGKTRTLVEYIRQEVARGKKLLVTAESNLAVDNLVERLWGKVSLVRIGHPSRVSAHLKESTLAHQIETHDEYAKVKEMKEELSRLIEKRDRFTKPSPQWRRGLSDEKILEYAEKNWSVRGVPKEKMKEMAEWIKLNDRIQKTRELIEEKEEIIANSIVRKAQVVLSTNSSAALDIVAGILFDVVVVDEASQATIPSILIPISKGKKFVLAGDHRQLPPTVLSEEARDLSRTLFEELIKKYPEKSLLLDTQYRMNELLMEFPSTEFYDRKLKADDSVKNITLLDLSVEPPSFGKLWDMILSPKNVLVFVDTRSRPDRFERQRKDSPSRENPLEARIVKEIVEKLLSMGVKEEWIGVITPYDDQVDLIKDLVKEKVKVHSVDGFQGREKEVIIISFVRSNGRGEMGFLEDLRRLNVSLTRAKRKLVAIGDSSTLSVHPTYRRFIEFVKQKGTYVSI, from the coding sequence ATGACAGTTCAGCAGTTCGTAAAGAAGCTCATAAGACTTGTAGAACTCGAGAGAAACGCCGAAATCTCCGCCATGCTCGACGAGATAAAACGTCTCTCTGGAGAGGAGAGAGAAAAGAAAGGACGCGCCATTCTTGGCCTCACAGGAAAGTTCGTGGGAGAAGAGCTTGGGTATTTCCTTGTGAGATTCGGAAGAAGAAAGGAGATAGACACAGAAATCGGGGTGGGGGACCTCGTTCTCATAAGCAAAGGCAATCCTCTGAAAAGTGATTACACGGGAACTGTGGTGGAAAAAGGAACACGCTTCATTACCGTGGCGGTCGACAGACTTCCACCCTGGAAACTCAAAAACGTCAGAATAGATCTGTTTGCAAGTGACATCACCTTCAGAAGACAAATAGAGAATCTGAAGAGCCTTTCACCAGAGGGGAAAAAAGCGCTCGAGCTTCTCCTGAGGAAGAGGAAACCTGGAGAATCTCTGGAAGAGCCCTTCACACCATTTGATGAGGGTCTCAATGACAGTCAAAGAGAGGCAGTATCACTTGCCCTCGGCAGTTCCGATTTCTTCCTCATACACGGGCCATTTGGAACAGGAAAGACAAGAACTCTCGTGGAGTACATTAGGCAGGAAGTAGCACGTGGAAAAAAACTTCTTGTCACAGCGGAGAGCAACCTTGCGGTGGACAACCTGGTAGAAAGACTCTGGGGAAAAGTGTCGCTCGTGAGAATAGGTCATCCGTCGAGGGTGTCCGCACACCTGAAGGAATCCACCCTTGCACATCAGATCGAAACTCACGATGAGTACGCAAAGGTGAAAGAAATGAAAGAGGAACTCTCCAGGCTGATTGAAAAAAGAGACAGATTTACCAAACCATCGCCTCAGTGGAGGAGAGGACTGAGTGACGAAAAGATCCTGGAGTACGCCGAGAAGAACTGGAGCGTCAGGGGTGTTCCAAAAGAAAAGATGAAAGAAATGGCAGAGTGGATAAAGCTGAACGACAGGATACAGAAAACAAGAGAGCTCATCGAAGAAAAAGAGGAGATAATTGCGAACAGTATAGTGAGGAAAGCTCAGGTAGTGCTCTCCACCAACTCGTCTGCCGCTCTGGACATAGTGGCGGGCATCCTCTTCGATGTGGTAGTGGTCGATGAAGCGTCTCAAGCAACGATTCCGAGCATCTTGATTCCCATTTCCAAAGGGAAAAAGTTCGTTCTCGCTGGGGATCACAGACAGCTTCCTCCAACAGTACTATCGGAGGAGGCAAGGGACCTTTCTAGAACTCTTTTTGAAGAGCTCATAAAGAAGTATCCTGAGAAATCTCTTCTCCTCGACACTCAGTACCGCATGAACGAACTCCTGATGGAGTTCCCCAGCACCGAATTCTACGATAGAAAACTCAAGGCAGACGACAGTGTGAAAAACATCACCCTTCTTGACCTCAGTGTGGAACCACCGAGCTTTGGTAAGCTCTGGGACATGATACTCTCGCCTAAAAACGTACTCGTGTTTGTAGACACCAGAAGCAGACCGGACAGGTTCGAAAGACAAAGGAAAGACTCTCCATCGAGAGAAAACCCACTGGAAGCCAGGATAGTGAAAGAGATCGTGGAAAAGCTTCTTTCTATGGGAGTGAAGGAAGAGTGGATAGGAGTGATTACCCCCTACGATGACCAGGTGGACCTGATAAAGGACCTCGTCAAAGAGAAGGTGAAAGTCCACAGTGTGGATGGATTTCAGGGAAGAGAAAAAGAGGTGATCATCATATCTTTTGTAAGATCAAACGGGAGAGGAGAGATGGGTTTTCTTGAGGACTTGAGGAGGCTCAACGTTTCTCTCACGAGGGCAAAGAGAAAACTGGTGGCAATAGGAGATTCCAGTACACTCTCTGTTCATCCAACGTATAGAAGGTTTATAGAGTTTGTGAAGCAGAAGGGAACTTATGTGAGCATTTAA